A genome region from Magnolia sinica isolate HGM2019 chromosome 8, MsV1, whole genome shotgun sequence includes the following:
- the LOC131254275 gene encoding putative receptor-like protein kinase At3g47110, with protein MRLGNGLDCIAQFPPSEWSSRLFWSFLLHATLFSCLSQPSRFATVPANATDRLALLTFKDRITKGPLNVMSSWNHSLHFCKWRGITCSLRHERVTVLNLTSLELEGSIPPHIGNLTFLNAIHLGDNSFRREIPREIGHLFRLERIDLSSNSFGGEIPSNLTYCSNLRVINFSFNELVGEIPIELSSLSKLRGLFLPVNHLVGSIPPWLGNLSSLTHLSLRRNNLHGTIPADLGRIPKLGLLQISQNNLSGTIPSPIYNYSTLYLLSVTANQLHGTLPPDLGLFLPNLQYFYVSRNWFTGPIPVSLANATFFQELYLTNNDFTGGVPMNLGTLRYLYILTIGGDIPFSIGKLHKLQFLDLSGNRFSGQIPSSIGNFTELNIFYLQENNLSGNIPSSLGNCQKLIVLNLSQNNLNGTIPKQLVSLTFLSISLNLARNSLIGSLPVEVGSLKNLQELDVSENKLLGEIPETLSGCQSLERLYMEGNAFQGTIPKSWNTLTGIEELDFSRNNLSGLIPKYLENFTSLRKLNLSFNDFEGQVPVQGVFENASGISVIGNSKLCGGIPKLGLPKCLVLRSKSRRFLNLKVIIPVIVVAVCLILLLLCFAPLLWRRKSRQKHLQTSSEDRYKNFSYAELLKATDGFSSHNLIGVGSYGSVYKGYFVSDGQNRFKF; from the exons ATGCGGCTAGGCAATGGCTTGGATTGCATAGCCCAATTTCCTCCTTCAGAATGGAGTTCAAggttattttggtcatttcttcTCCATGCGACGCTCTTCTCGTGTCTGTCCCAACCGTCTAGATTTGCCACCGTCCCAGCCAACGCAACCGATCGACTGGCTCTGCTGACCTTCAAGGACCGAATAACCAAAGGTCCTCTCAACGTCATGAGCTCGTGGAACCATTCTCTTCATTTCTGCAAGTGGCGAGGAATCACGTGCAGTCTCAGGCATGAGAGGGTCACCGTCCTCAACCTAACGTCCCTTGAATTGGAAGGTTCTATTCCTCCCCATATAGGCAATCTCACCTTCCTCAACGCAATCCACCTTGGAGACAACAGCTTCCGCCGCGAAATTCCACGAGAAATAGGACACCTCTTCCGTCTCGAGCGTATCGATCTCAGCTCCAATTCATTTGGAGGAGAAATCCCGTCCAATCTGACCTACTGCTCGAACCTCCGAGTCATCAATTTTTCATTCAATGAGCTAGTAGGTGAGATTCCCATCGAGCTTAGCTCTTTATCGAAGCTCCGTGGGTTATTTCTCCCTGTAAACCATCTCGTCGGAAGCATCCCACCTTGGCTAGGAAACCTTTCGTCTCTCACTCATCTTTCTTTAAGAAGAAATAACTTACATGGAACCATCCCTGCTGATTTAGGCCGCATTCCAAAGTTAGGACTCCTCCAGATATCTCAAAACAATCTGTCCGGCACAATCCCTTCTCCCATATACAATTACTCGACTCTGTATCTGTTGTCAGTCACAGCCAATCAACTTCATGGAACCCTTCCACCCGACTTAGGCCTCTTTCTTCCTAACCTCCAGTACTTCTATGTGTCGAGAAACTGGTTTACCGGACCCATTCCGGTTTCATTAGCCAATGCTACATTCTTTCAAGAGCTCTATCTCACCAACAATGATTTCACTGGAGGGGTGCCTATGAATCTTGGGACTCTTCGATATCTTTATATACTCACCATTGGTG GTGACATTCCTTTCAGTATTGGGAAGCTTCATAAGCTGCAATTTTTAGACTTGTCAGGAAACAGATTTTCTGGGCAAATTCCGTCGTCCATAGGCAACTTCACAGAACTGAATATATTTTACTTGCAAGAAAACAACCTATCTGGTAACATACCTTCGAGTCTAGGAAATTGTCAAAAACTGATAGTTTTGAACCTTTCCCAAAATAACCTTAATGGTACAATACCCAAACAGCTCGTTAGCCTCACTTTTCTGTCAATATCTCTCAACTTAGCTAGAAACTCTTTGATTGGGTCCTTACCCGTGGAAGTGGGTAGCTTGAAAAATCTTCAAGAACTAGATGTTTCGGAGAACAAATTGTTAGGCGAAATTCCCGAAACACTAAGCGGATGCCAGAGCTTGGAACGCTTGTACATGGAAGGTAACGCTTTTCAAGGGACCATTCCCAAGTCTTGGAACACCTTGACAGGTATTGAAGAGTTGGATTTCTCACGAAATAACTTGAGTGGGCTAATTCCAAAATATCTAGAGAATTTTACTTCATTACGTAAACTAAATCTTTCTTTCAATGATTTTGAGGGCCAAGTGCCTGTCCAAGGGGTGTTTGAAAATGCAAGTGGGATTTCTGTCATAGGGaacagtaaactctgtggaggtATCCCAAAACTAGGCCTACCCAAATGCCTTGTTCTGAGATCCAAATCACGAAGGTTTTTAAACCTGAAAGTAATCATACCAGTCATCGTTGTTGCTGTGTGTTtgattttattattgttgtgCTTTGCTCCTCTTCTTTGGAGAAGAAAATCAAGACAGAAGCATTTGCAAACTTCCTCGGAAGACCGGTACAAGAACTTCTCTTATGCGGAGCTTCTCAAAGCAACTGATGGGTTCTCTTCACACAATTTGATTGGCGTAGGAAGTTATGGTTCTGTTTATAAAGGATACTTTGTTTCAGATGGCCAAAACCGTTTCAAGTTTTGA